Sequence from the Corallococcus sp. EGB genome:
CCATGGCGGACCAGCCCCGAGCGGCATCTCTCATCGGAGCGACGGGCGCTGAGCAGCCCGCCCGGCTGCATCAGGCCTGCGGCGCCACCCAGACCAGGTTCCACAGATGGCCGTCGAGGTCCTCGAAGCCCTGGTCATACATGAAGCCGTGGTCCTCGGGCGGATGCGGAATACGGCCGCCAGCGGCGACGGCCTTGGCGATCAGCCTGTCCACTTCTTCCCGGCTCTCGCAGCTCAGGCAGATGATGACCTCGTTGGCCTCCTTCGCCTGCACGACGGACTTGTCGATGAAGGTCTTGAAGAACGCTTCGGTCATCAGCATGGCATGAATGGTGCCATCCACGATGACCATGAACGCCGAGTTCTCGCTGCTGAACTGTGGATTGAAGCTGAAGCCGAGAGCGGAAAAGAAGGCCTTGGATTTGTCCAGGTCCTTGACCGGCAGGTTGAAGATGATCTGCTTGTTCATGACGTCCCCATGTCGAAAGGTGAGTTGGATACCGGGTCCTGCATGCGGACGACGAAAAATGACCCATGAGATCGACACGCGCGCGAAAAAATCTTCGCTGCGATGGCGCTCACGCGTGTGAAGCACCTCGGGACGTTGCGGAAGACTGATTTCGACTTCCGGACCTTCGAAGAGGCCGAGTGGCTTGTCTCTGACGCTGGTCCGAAGCGGCGCCCCGTGCTGCCGGTCGCCGTCAATGCGGGCTGCGGCAGGGCGAACTGGTCGGGCTCCCGTGGAACGCTCTGGACCCACCGGCACCTGCGGAGTCGCTTCGTGCTCTGCCAAGAGGACGGAGAACACCTCCCCCAGGCCGGATGGCCGGGCCTCTTCGCAGAGCCCTGCGGACGGGAGGCATCACGCGAACCGTGGGGCAAATCGGCTGGCACGACCTGCGGTACACCTACGGAAGCCACCTTGCGATGAACAGGGCTCCGCTGAAGGTGGTTCAGGAGCTGATGGGGCATGCCACCGTCGAAATGACGATGCGCTACGCCCACCTGAGCCCTGACCGCAGGAGGTCAGCGGTCAGCGTCCTGGACCATCCGCTCGCTTCGGCGTGCGACTTCCGTGCGACATGCGGAGAGGGCGCTGCCAACCACTCGTAAATCCAGGGCGAAACAGTGCCGAAGGCGGGATTCGAACCCGCAGACAGGGAGGTAGGAAACCTCAAGCAGGACGCGCAGTTACCCGC
This genomic interval carries:
- a CDS encoding VOC family protein, producing the protein MAEHEATPQVPVGPERSTGARPVRPAAARIDGDRQHGAPLRTSVRDKPLGLFEGPEVEISLPQRPEVLHTRERHRSEDFFARVSISWVIFRRPHAGPGIQLTFRHGDVMNKQIIFNLPVKDLDKSKAFFSALGFSFNPQFSSENSAFMVIVDGTIHAMLMTEAFFKTFIDKSVVQAKEANEVIICLSCESREEVDRLIAKAVAAGGRIPHPPEDHGFMYDQGFEDLDGHLWNLVWVAPQA
- a CDS encoding tyrosine-type recombinase/integrase encodes the protein MAGPLRRALRTGGITRTVGQIGWHDLRYTYGSHLAMNRAPLKVVQELMGHATVEMTMRYAHLSPDRRRSAVSVLDHPLASACDFRATCGEGAANHS